In a single window of the Bacillus clarus genome:
- a CDS encoding ABC transporter permease: MRNILYSEWRSTVREKSAYTFLLLWIAMLSLLFLMERSIPSLVGYTNATGTILNLILYIVPLFMLITGSFSVASEMENGKWRLLCTYPLKTSSYVIGKTIGQFIAQTIIFTISFGSSVVIGLLSGSAFNIYWMLAIYIFSIFLIFFFVVLGVTIGAFSLTRWQALGMSIAVWFFLIMMWPTALISILNFVPYTMIVPVMKILLFCNPAELLRIIFVIQLGGGAIFGQSYDQLVIFLQSEAVVIVLLIYSAMYTAIFLLLAIWRIERGRKS, translated from the coding sequence ATGCGGAATATATTATATTCAGAATGGCGTAGTACAGTAAGAGAGAAGTCTGCATATACATTTTTATTACTTTGGATTGCCATGCTTTCTTTATTATTTTTAATGGAGAGAAGTATACCGTCTTTAGTAGGATATACAAATGCAACAGGAACAATTTTAAACCTTATTTTATATATTGTGCCGTTATTTATGTTAATTACAGGATCCTTTTCGGTTGCGAGCGAGATGGAAAATGGGAAATGGAGACTTCTATGTACATATCCTTTAAAGACATCTTCATATGTAATAGGGAAAACTATCGGACAATTTATAGCCCAGACAATTATTTTCACAATTAGCTTTGGAAGTAGTGTGGTAATTGGATTGTTAAGTGGAAGTGCATTCAACATTTATTGGATGCTAGCGATTTATATATTCTCTATTTTTCTTATATTCTTTTTTGTAGTTTTAGGAGTAACAATTGGAGCATTTTCTTTAACAAGATGGCAAGCATTAGGGATGTCTATTGCAGTATGGTTTTTTCTAATTATGATGTGGCCTACAGCTTTAATTAGTATTCTTAATTTTGTTCCATATACGATGATAGTACCGGTTATGAAAATTTTATTATTTTGTAATCCTGCTGAACTACTGCGAATTATATTTGTTATTCAATTAGGTGGTGGTGCAATATTTGGACAATCATATGATCAACTTGTCATATTTCTTCAAAGTGAAGCAGTAGTTATAGTTCTTCTTATATATAGTGCAATGTACACAGCAATCTTCTTATTATTGGCGATATGGCGAATAGAAAGGGGAAGAAAGAGTTGA
- a CDS encoding ankyrin repeat domain-containing protein encodes MVKKTLSFIGAVVVRKQKILLCMLLGLLMMTVACDKQEEAESKPVHVKNEKKQEKHKEKEEVKEEKSISLMDKQLLLSATLGDTETAMKLIKDGANINVEGDKGETPLLAATYQNHVETVKALISAGADIEIQDDKQNSPLLYASKEGYTDIVKLLIDAGTNTKETTRSGGTALIPAAERGHVEVVKELLERTDIDVNYKNDRGWTALLEAIALGNGSDNHKKVIQLLIDHGADVNMADREGTTPLQHAEKRGFKEIVNMLKLAGANEVVQQQPTE; translated from the coding sequence ATGGTTAAAAAGACATTATCTTTCATAGGAGCTGTAGTTGTGAGGAAACAAAAAATTTTATTATGTATGTTATTAGGACTTTTAATGATGACAGTGGCTTGTGACAAGCAAGAGGAAGCTGAATCGAAACCGGTTCACGTGAAAAATGAAAAAAAACAAGAAAAGCATAAAGAAAAGGAAGAAGTTAAAGAAGAAAAAAGTATAAGTTTAATGGATAAGCAATTACTACTTTCTGCGACTCTTGGTGATACAGAAACAGCTATGAAGTTAATAAAAGACGGAGCAAATATAAATGTAGAGGGCGATAAAGGAGAAACACCACTCCTTGCAGCAACGTATCAAAACCACGTTGAGACGGTAAAAGCGCTAATTAGTGCAGGGGCTGATATCGAAATTCAAGATGATAAGCAAAATAGTCCCCTTCTTTATGCAAGTAAAGAAGGGTATACAGATATTGTAAAACTATTAATTGATGCAGGAACGAATACGAAAGAAACGACTCGTTCTGGAGGAACAGCGCTTATTCCAGCAGCGGAGCGTGGACATGTCGAAGTGGTAAAAGAGTTATTAGAGCGTACAGATATTGATGTGAATTATAAGAATGATCGTGGATGGACTGCGTTGTTAGAAGCAATTGCTTTAGGAAATGGTAGTGACAATCATAAAAAGGTTATTCAATTACTTATCGATCACGGAGCAGATGTAAATATGGCTGACCGTGAAGGGACTACCCCCCTGCAACATGCAGAAAAAAGAGGATTTAAAGAAATCGTAAATATGTTAAAGTTAGCTGGAGCTAATGAAGTGGTGCAGCAACAGCCTACAGAATAA
- a CDS encoding ABC transporter ATP-binding protein — MANRKGKKELTILQINGVCKQYKKKLALSPISLQSKVGECIVLCGGNGAGKSTLLDIVAGISIPTAGTVKLGDIELHKNRKQYVAEIGYMPDDFHAQQSMTVQEFLAFYAAFRNVSKERIEEVIKMLGLEEKRSEPLHRLSKGMRQRLLFGQACLARPKVLLLDEPTNGLDPYWVNEFVTLLKGFKRSGTIIIFSTHMMDVAAEVGDVVFFMKEGKIEQEIRNEGNIESLILKLLQLHRG; from the coding sequence ATGGCGAATAGAAAGGGGAAGAAAGAGTTGACGATATTACAAATTAATGGAGTATGTAAACAGTATAAAAAGAAATTAGCATTATCACCTATTTCGTTACAAAGTAAAGTTGGAGAATGTATCGTATTATGCGGTGGAAATGGTGCTGGTAAAAGTACTCTTCTTGATATAGTAGCGGGAATTTCGATTCCTACAGCTGGGACAGTGAAACTAGGAGATATAGAATTACATAAAAATAGAAAACAATACGTAGCAGAAATCGGTTATATGCCAGATGATTTTCATGCACAGCAATCAATGACTGTACAAGAATTTTTAGCATTTTATGCAGCTTTTCGAAATGTAAGTAAAGAAAGAATAGAGGAAGTTATTAAAATGCTTGGGTTAGAGGAAAAGAGAAGCGAACCTTTACATAGATTATCAAAAGGTATGAGGCAAAGACTTTTATTTGGACAGGCATGTCTTGCAAGGCCAAAAGTATTGTTACTAGATGAACCGACAAATGGGCTAGATCCATACTGGGTAAATGAATTTGTTACTTTATTAAAGGGGTTTAAAAGAAGTGGTACAATTATAATTTTCTCAACACATATGATGGATGTGGCAGCGGAGGTTGGGGATGTGGTGTTTTTTATGAAGGAAGGTAAAATTGAACAAGAAATAAGAAACGAGGGAAACATAGAAAGCTTAATATTGAAACTATTACAGCTTCATCGAGGCTAA
- a CDS encoding nitrous oxide reductase accessory protein NosL, whose product MRVKYILLVLSLCFVFAVVGCGNKDTKAVAIDEKNDKCDVCNMAVMDNQFATEVILENGKALKFDDIGCMYKWMAEHKNEKTKEKFVRDYDTKDWVSVEKATYVYDKTIKTPMAYNVISFKDKKDAESFVSKHTGKVLSYKELADHKWEMNKDMMGKMKKSNNGGHSH is encoded by the coding sequence ATGCGAGTAAAATATATTTTGTTAGTTCTTTCTTTATGTTTCGTATTTGCAGTAGTAGGGTGCGGAAATAAGGATACAAAAGCAGTTGCAATTGACGAAAAAAATGATAAGTGTGATGTTTGTAATATGGCAGTAATGGATAATCAATTCGCAACAGAGGTTATTTTAGAAAACGGAAAAGCTCTAAAATTTGATGATATTGGCTGTATGTATAAATGGATGGCCGAGCATAAAAATGAAAAAACGAAAGAAAAGTTTGTAAGAGATTATGACACGAAAGATTGGGTTTCGGTAGAGAAAGCTACTTATGTATATGATAAAACAATTAAAACGCCGATGGCTTATAATGTTATTTCTTTTAAAGATAAAAAAGATGCGGAAAGCTTCGTATCTAAACATACTGGAAAAGTCCTTTCGTATAAAGAGCTAGCAGATCATAAATGGGAAATGAATAAAGATATGATGGGGAAAATGAAGAAAAGTAATAATGGAGGACATTCTCATTAA
- a CDS encoding alpha/beta hydrolase family protein: MSKKLLVMVESEFTMQGTLTIPTYYSETYPAIILIGDRGKFDRDGNKGSLKVNLYRELANYFTSLGFAVLRYDKRGTYKSKGNYCKASVTDFIDDATLWVRFLKEHPQINPKQVIIVGHGEGALLAPAICTKESVAGLVLLAGAAEPSNILLEKQREKGIHELEKMDGFTGWLIKTLKISQYIRTQNEIMKEKVKNPIKFALNIKGVKSPREQLQYNVVTYLEQVSCPVLAITGDKDVQVPPEHAKLIASYVNGEAEWHIIPNMNHILRKYEHKHTMIRLRQEYKSLMDKSIEEELLHVMKEWLKRHYLS; encoded by the coding sequence ATGAGTAAAAAATTACTTGTAATGGTTGAAAGCGAGTTTACAATGCAAGGCACATTAACAATTCCTACATATTATTCAGAAACATATCCAGCTATCATCTTAATTGGCGATAGGGGGAAATTTGATCGGGATGGAAATAAAGGAAGTTTAAAGGTAAACTTATATAGAGAACTGGCTAATTATTTCACTTCTTTAGGGTTTGCAGTTCTTCGTTACGATAAACGAGGTACTTATAAGAGTAAGGGGAATTACTGTAAAGCAAGTGTAACTGATTTTATTGATGACGCTACTTTATGGGTTCGATTTTTGAAAGAGCACCCTCAAATAAATCCAAAACAAGTTATCATTGTTGGGCACGGTGAAGGTGCCTTGCTCGCACCGGCTATTTGTACAAAAGAATCGGTTGCTGGATTAGTATTGCTTGCAGGGGCTGCAGAGCCATCAAATATTTTATTGGAAAAGCAGAGAGAGAAAGGAATCCATGAGCTAGAAAAGATGGATGGATTCACGGGATGGTTAATTAAAACCTTAAAAATATCGCAATATATAAGAACGCAAAATGAAATTATGAAAGAAAAAGTGAAAAATCCAATAAAATTTGCTTTAAATATAAAAGGTGTAAAATCGCCAAGAGAACAGTTACAATATAATGTAGTTACATATTTAGAACAAGTATCGTGTCCTGTTTTAGCGATTACGGGTGACAAAGATGTACAAGTACCACCTGAACATGCTAAACTAATTGCTTCATATGTTAATGGTGAGGCAGAGTGGCATATCATTCCAAACATGAACCATATTTTGAGAAAGTATGAACATAAGCATACGATGATTCGATTAAGGCAGGAATATAAGTCGCTTATGGATAAATCTATTGAAGAAGAGTTATTACATGTGATGAAGGAATGGTTAAAAAGACATTATCTTTCATAG